A stretch of Brassica napus cultivar Da-Ae chromosome C6, Da-Ae, whole genome shotgun sequence DNA encodes these proteins:
- the LOC106376824 gene encoding threonylcarbamoyladenosine tRNA methylthiotransferase-like: MEDIEDMFAGGAGGAPPGFRLPFNAVGVNPKRNTSKRSISKQKDEVTDSNRDSLAPPSMKIPGTQTIYIKTFGCSHNQSDSEYMAGQLTAFGYGLTEVPEDADLWLINTCTVKSPSQSAMSTLITRGRSGKKPLVIAGCVPQGSRDLKELEGVSVVGVQQIDRVVEIVEETLKGHEVRLLNRKTLPALDLPKVRRNNFIEILPINVGCLGACTYCKTKHARGHLGSYTVESLVERVRTVISEGVKEIWLSSEDTGAYGRDIGVNLPILLNAIVKELPSDQSTMLRIGMTNPPFILEHLKEIAAVLRHPCVYTFLHVPVQSGSDAVLTAMNREYTSGEFRTVVDTLTELVPGMQIATDIICGFPGETDEDFSQTVGLIKDYKFAQVHISQFYPRPGTPAAKMKKVQSKIVKQRSRELTCVFEAFAPYTGMEGKEERIWITEIATDGVHLVGHTKGYIQVLVSGPESMLGTSAIARITSVGRWSVFGEVIETLASTNVVTQVREETKPACTSDVSTCEACACSAENCCGEGKSGEACNISGDITGQDHKTGEKSMTKEEEKQEVVSHWGLVDKALVCGVFVSSLTILVLIISIASRVLLRQCQ, from the exons ATGGAGGATATCGAGGATATGTTCGCCGGAGGAGCTGGCGGTGCACCGCCGGGGTTCCGATTACCGTTTAATGCCGTTGGAGTTAATCCGAAGAGGAATACGAGCAAGCGCAGCATCTCGAAGCAGAAGGATGAAGTTACTGATTCGAATCGCGATTCGCTTGCTCCGCCATCGATGAAGATCCCAGGAACTCAG ACGATTTACATCAAGACGTTTGGTTGTTCACATAATCAG AGTGATAGTGAGTATATGGCTGGGCAGCTTACTGCATTTGGCTACGGGTTAACAGAAGTCCCAGAGGATGCTGATCTGTGGCTCATTAACAC TTGTACTGTGAAGTCCCCGAGCCAGTCTGCGATGTCTACTCTGATAACGAGGGGTAGAAGTGGGAAAAAGCCTCTTGTGATAGCCGGATGTGTTCCTCAGGGAAGCCGTGACCTTAAAGAACTCGAAGGCGTTAGTGTAGTTGGAGTCCAACAGATTGATCGTGTTGTTGAGATTGTCGAAGAAACTCTCAAAGGTCATGAAGTGAGGCTGCTGAATCGCAAGACTTTGCCTGCGCTTGATCTCCCAAAG GTGAGGAGGAACAATTTTATCGAGATTCTCCCCATTAACGTTGGCTGTTTGGGTGCCTGTACTTACTGTAAGACCAAGCATGCCCGTGGTCACTTAGGAAGCTACACAGTCGAGAGCCTT GTGGAGCGGGTGAGAACTGTAATATCTGAAGGAGTCAAGGAAATTTGGTTGAGCAGCGAGGACACTGGAGCATATG GTCGTGACATAGGAGTTAATCTTCCAATTCTGCTTAATGCCATTGTCAAGGAGCTTCCTTCCGATCAAAGCACAATGCTAAGGATTGGGATGACTAATCCTCCCTTTATCCTCGAGCATTTGAAAGAAATAGCAGCTGTTCTACGTCACCCATGCGTCTACACTTTTCTTCATGTCCCTGTGCAATCTGGCAGTGATGCTGTGCTGACG GCCATGAACAGGGAATATACATCGGGTGAGTTCAGGACCGTGGTAGACACCTTAACAGAACTTGTGCCGGGGATGCAAATTGCTACTGACATAATATGCGGATTCCCTG GGGAAACCGATGAAGACTTTTCTCAAACTGTTGGGCTTATCAAGGATTATAAGTTTGCTCAAGTTCATATATCTCAGTTTTACCCCAGACCAG GGACCCCAGCGGCAAAGATGAAGAAGGTACAAAGTAAGATAGTAAAGCAACGAAGCCGTGAGCTAACTTGTGTCTTTGAGGCTTTTGCACCTTACACCGGAATGGAGGGCAAAGAAGAGAGAATATGGATAACCGAAATAGCTACCGACGGTGTCCACTTG GTTGGGCACACCAAAGGATACATTCAGGTCTTAGTTAGTGGACCAGAAAGTATGCTTGGGACTTCAGCGATAGCGAGGATAACATCAGTAGGGAGATGGTCAGTGTTCGGGGAGGTGATTGAGACACTAGCCTCTACAAATGTAGTAACACAAGTCCGAGAGGAGACAAAGCCGGCATGTACCTCTGATGTCAGTACTTGTGAGGCTTGCGCATGCTCTGCTGAGAACTGTTGTGGAGAAGGGAAATCAGGAGAGGCCTGTAACATTTCTGGAGATATCACAGGACAGGATCACAAAACAGGAGAAAAGTCAATGACAAAAGAGGAAGAGAAGCAAGAAGTGGTATCGCATTGGGGTTTGGTTGACAAGGCACTTGTGTGTGGAGTGTTCGTAAGCTCGCTCACAATTCTTGTTTTGATTATTAGCATCGCATCTAGAGTTTTGCTGCGTCAATGTCAATGA
- the LOC106374824 gene encoding protein NRT1/ PTR FAMILY 5.11-like, with product MALAGDELGNTLFPGKPAVRCSPGGWKSARLIIFVEMAEQFAFYGISSNLITYLTGPLGESTAAAAVKINTWSGTVSFLPLLWGFVADSFLGRFRTIIIASLLYILGLGLLSFSAMVPSPPQDSNQLQVTLFFVSLYLIALGEGGYTPCLKVFGADQFVGNDLEKSKAKSSFFNWLVFGSCVSILSTRLVSNYIQENLSWSLGFGIPGASMLLALVLFLLGTKTYRFTTERGGNKNPFARIIHVYMEAIKNRRQPDLDLANPNETLLLLAHQGSKQFRFLDRAAISCDLAEIEKAKAVLKLVPIWMSCLVYAVVCSQPYTFFTKQGSIMNRSVSPGFLVPAATLQCVTSIIMVAFIPIYDRLLVPIARSLTQNHLGITMLQRIGTGIFLSILAMVVAALVETKRLQTAQDDVKMSVWWLAPQYAIYGISYVFTLIGLHEFSYDQVPSELRSIGMALNASIYGVGHFLSSFMISVIDKVTRQSCQTSWFDNDLNKAHLDYFYWLLAFVSSICFASYLWFAKSYVYNRPTTF from the exons ATGGCGTTAGCCGGAGATGAGCTCGGAAATACTCTTTTTCCGGGAAAGCCAGCCGTGAGATGCTCCCCTGGAGGATGGAAGTCGGCGAGGCTCATCATCT TTGTAGAAATGGCGGAGCAGTTCGCCTTTTACGGGATATCTTCGAACCTCATAACGTACCTGACAGGACCATTGGGAGAGTCAACGGCTGCAGCTGCGGTAAAGATCAACACCTGGAGTGGAACGGTGTCGTTTCTGCCACTTCTCTGGGGCTTCGTGGCTGACTCGTTTCTCGGACGTTTCCGTACCATCATCATTGCATCTTTACTATATATCTTG GGACTTGGGTTGCTGTCTTTTTCAGCTATGGTTCCTTCTCCGCCACAAGATTCGAATCAACTCCAAGTGACTCTCTTCTTCGTCTCTCTGTATCTAATAGCCTTAGGTGAAGGAGGTTACACCCCTTGTCTTAAGGTATTTGGAGCTGATCAGTTCGTTGGAAATGACCTAGAAAAGTCGAAAGCCAAGAGTTCTTTCTTTAACTGGTTGGTGTTTGGAAGCTGTGTTAGCATATTGTCGACTCGTTTGGTCTCTAACTACATCCAAGAGAATTTAAGTTGGTCCTTGGGGTTTGGTATTCCAGGTGCTTCCATGCTACTTGCTCTGGTTCTTTTCCTCCTTGGGACAAAGACTTACCGCTTTACTACTGAAAGAGGAGGAAATAAAAACCCTTTTGCTAGAATCATTCACGTTTACATGGAAGCCATAAAGAACAGAAGACAACCAGATTTAGATTTAGCTAACCCGAACGAAACCCTTCTTCTCCTAGCTCACCAAGGTTCCAAGCAATTCAG ATTCCTTGACAGAGCAGCGATTTCATGTGATTTGGCAGAAATTGAAAAAGCAAAAGCAGTGCTTAAGCTTGTTCCCATCTGGATGAGTTGCTTGGTTTATGCTGTTGTATGTTCACAACCCTATACTTTCTTCACAAAGCAGGGATCCATAATGAACAGGTCAGTCTCACCAGGATTTTTAGTGCCTGCTGCAACGCTCCAATGCGTCACAAGCATAATAATGGTCGCTTTCATCCCAATCTACGACCGTCTACTCGTCCCAATCGCAAGATCTCTTACTCAAAACCATTTAGGAATCACAATGCTTCAGAGGATTGGCACAGGCATCTTTCTCTCCATTCTTGCTATGGTGGTTGCCGCTTTGGTCGAGaccaaaaggctccaaaccgcTCAAGATGATGTCAAGATGAGTGTGTGGTGGTTGGCTCCACAGTATGCTATATACGGTATATCGTACGTGTTCACATTGATTGGTTTGCATGAGTTCTCCTACGACCAAGTCCCTAGTGAGCTTAGGAGCATTGGTATGGCTCTGAATGCAAGCATATACGGGGTCGGCCATTTCCTAAGCAGCTTCATGATATCAGTCATCGACAAAGTTACAAGGCAATCTTGTCAAACGAGCTGGTTCGACAACGACCTGAACAAGGCTCATTTAGATTACTTCTACTGGCTACTCGCTTTTGTCAGCTCTATTTGTTTTGCCTCATACTTGTGGTTCGCCAAGTCCTATGTCTACAATAGGCCAACCACATTCTAA
- the LOC106376825 gene encoding patellin-1-like, with protein sequence MAQEEAQKSADVVVVSTEKPMTDDKEVTVPAPVPEKEVTPPVASEEKAVPEKVAVETEADKAAPVKEEETVVAEKVIAPSPEELEKKALEEFKELVREALNKREFTAPAPPPVKEEKAEEKKLAEETKEEEKEKKEEEKATVPAQEEAVKSGEKPSEPAAAPAETKPEEKEVVPVTTEKASGAEEDGTKTVEAIEESIVSVTPQESAAAPEETTVVAEAEPVEPEEVSIYGVPLLQDERSDVILLKFLRARDFKVKEALTMLKNTVQWSKENKIDELVEAEAGEEASEFEKMVFAHGVDKEGHVVIYSSYGEFQNKELFSDKEKLNKFLNWRIQLQEKCVRALDFSSPDAKSSFVFVSDFRNAPGLGKRALWQFIRRAVKQFEDNYPEFATRELFINVPWWYIPYYKTFGSIITSPRTRSKMVLAGPSKSADTIFKYISPEQVPVKYGGLSKDIPSTNGDTVTEAIVKPAAKYTIELPASEACTLSWELRVLGADVSYGAQFEPTTEGSYVVIVSKNRKIGLTDEPVITDSFKVGEPGKIVITIDNQTSKKKKVLYRFKTQPKSDI encoded by the exons ATGGCTCAAGAAGAGGCACAGAAGTCGGCTGATGTTGTCGTGGTCTCAACGGAGAAACCAATGACTGATGATAAGGAGGTTACCGTTCCTGCTCCAGTGCCTGAGAAGGAGGTGACTCCTCCTGTTGCCTCGGAGGAGAAGGCTGTTCCGGAGAAGGTGGCTGTAGAGACTGAGGCAGATAAAGCTGCTCCGgtgaaagaagaagagacgGTCGTAGCTGAGAAGGTGATTGCTCCCTCCCCTGAGGAGCTTGAGAAGAAGGCGCTTGAGGAGTTCAAGGAGCTCGTGAGGGAGGCCTTGAACAAACGTGAATTCACTGCTCCGGCGCCGCCTccggtgaaggaagagaaggcTGAGGAGAAGAAACTAGCGGAGgaaactaaagaagaagagaaagagaagaaggaagaagagaaagcTACGGTTCCAGCACAAGAAGAAGCCGTCAAGTCCGGGGAGAAACCATCAGAACCGGCGGCGGCTCCGGCTGAGACCAAGCCGGAGGAGAAAGAAGTTGTGCCGGTAACCACCGAGAAAGCCTCTGGTGCTGAAGAAGACGGAACCAAGACCGTGGAAGCAATAGAAGAGTCGATCGTCTCCGTCACTCCTCAAGAATCCGCCGCCGCGCCCGAAGAGACCACCGTCGTCGCCGAGGCGGAGCCTGTGGAGCCGGAGGAAGTCTCGATCTACGGAGTGCCTCTCCTACAAGACGAGAGATCTGACGTGATCCTCCTCAAGTTCCTCCGCGCGAGAGACTTCAAGGTCAAGGAAGCCTTGACGATGCTGAAAAACACCGTCCAGTGGAGCAAGGAGAACAAGATCGACGAGCTCGTCGAAGCCGAGGCGGGAGAAGAGGCCAGCGAGTTCGAGAAGATGGTGTTCGCTCACGGTGTGGACAAGGAAGGTCACGTCGTGATCTACAGCTCCTACGGGGAGTTTCAGAACAAGGAGCTATTCTCCGACAAGGAGAAACTCAACAAGTTCCTTAACTGGAGGATCCAGCTTCAAGAGAAGTGTGTGAGAGCTCTTGATTTCAGTAGCCCCGATGCTAAATCTTCGTTTGTCTTCGTCAGTGACTTCAGGAACGCTCCAGGACTTGGCAAGAGAGCCCTGTGGCAGTTCATCAGACGCGCCGTGAAGCAGTTCGAAGACAACTATCCTGAGTTCGCTACTAGAGAG ttGTTCATCAATGTCCCATGGTGGTACATTCCTTACTACAAAACATTCGGATCTATCATCACATCACCAAGGACTAGAAGCAAGATGGTCCTTGCTGGTCCATCCAAGTCTGCTGATACCATTTTCAA ATACATTTCTCCTGAACAAGTCCCGGTTAAATACGGCGGACTTAGCAAAGATATTCCTTCAACCAATGGAGACACCGTCACTGAAGCGATCGTTAAACCAGCAGCCAAATACACCATAGAGTTGCCTGCTTctgag GCTTGCACACTCTCATGGGAGCTTAGGGTTTTGGGTGCAGATGTGAGCTATGGAGCTCAGTTTGAACCTACCACCGAGGGAAGCTATGTTGTGATCGTATCTAAAAACCGTAAGATTGGATTAACCGATGAACCGGTGATAACCGATTCTTTTAAGGTGGGTGAACCGGGAAAGATTGTGATCACAATCGATAACCAGACTTCCAAAAAGAAGAAAGTGCTCTACAGGTTCAAAACTCAACCAAAGTCTGATATTTGA